A single genomic interval of Rhizobium leguminosarum bv. trifolii WSM1325 harbors:
- a CDS encoding GCN5-related N-acetyltransferase (PFAM: GCN5-related N-acetyltransferase~KEGG: ret:RHE_CH02106 acetyltransferase protein) — MTMRTASPDDLETIATLTAAAYRPYSELFGAPPMPVTEDYAPRIERGEVWLCEIDGQTAGLVVVEQHSDHLMLFSIAVSPAFQGAGHGLAMLRWLEGKARAWALPEIRLYTNARMERNIALYSAFGFQETGRRPNPYRPGWTLVDMTKEINAA; from the coding sequence ATGACGATGAGGACGGCGTCGCCCGATGATCTGGAAACGATCGCGACGCTGACAGCAGCCGCCTATCGGCCCTATAGCGAGCTGTTCGGCGCTCCGCCGATGCCGGTGACGGAGGATTACGCGCCGCGGATCGAACGCGGCGAGGTCTGGCTCTGCGAGATCGACGGGCAGACGGCCGGCCTGGTGGTCGTCGAGCAACATTCCGATCACCTCATGCTGTTCAGCATCGCGGTCTCGCCGGCCTTTCAGGGCGCCGGGCATGGACTGGCAATGCTGCGCTGGCTGGAAGGCAAGGCGCGGGCATGGGCCTTGCCGGAGATCCGGCTCTACACCAATGCGCGGATGGAGCGGAACATCGCGCTCTATAGCGCCTTCGGGTTTCAGGAAACGGGTCGCCGGCCGAACCCTTATCGGC